The genomic segment ATCGTGTTCTTCTTCTTCGTTTACTGGCTGCTGCCTAACTGCAAGGTGCCGCCGCGGCCAGTCATGCGCGCTTCCATCGTGGTGGGACTTATCTGGCTCGCGTCTCGCTATATCTTCGTGCTGGTCCTGCCGCACCTTGACTTGAAGTCGATGTACGGACCGTTCTATGTCAGCGTCGGCATCCTCTTCTGGGCCTATATCTCGGGGCTGATCCTCTTCGCCGGCGCGCAATACAGCGTGAAGCAATTAGGAACGGCGAAGTAAGCCCCTAATCTTTCGTTCCGACGAGCCGCCCGTTGCGGCTCTATACCTGTTCAGGTATATTAGGACGCGAGTGGACAGCACGGAAAAGCCGCTGTACTGGATCGGGAGCAGCAAGCGCGATCTAATGGAACTGCCCGTCCCCGTTCGAAAGTTCTTCGGCCATGCGCTCCATTTCGCCCAGTTGGGCGAACAGCACGAGGCGGCAAAACCGTTGAAAGGATTCGGCGGCGCGGGCGTACTTGAGATCGTTGAGGACAGCGTTGGCGGCACATATCGCGCGGTCTACACGGTGAAGTTCGCAGAAGCCGTCTTCGTGTTGCACTGTTTTCAAAAGAAGAGTAAGAGCGGGATTGCGACGCCCAAGAAGGAATTGGATGTTATTTCTTCGCGACTGAAAGTCGCCGAAGCCGTTGCAAGGGAGATTCGTCATGCCAAAGCACGCCAATAAGAACGCCGAGGTCGAGCGCAGCTCCGGCAATGTCTTTGCCGATCTTGCCCTGCATGATGCCGAGCGGCTGAAGATCAAATCTGGTCTCGCGATCGAAATCACGCGGGCAGTGCGCCGCCTTGGCCTGACCCAGCAGGAAGCGGCTGCGCGGATGGGCATCTCGCAGGCCAAGATATCCGGCCTGATGCGGGGGGATTTCAGCAACCTGTCGGAACACAAGTTGATGGAATGTCTGAACCGCATTGGCTACAACATTGAGATCAAGGTGACTGCGGGGGAGCGGGTACCGGGTACCCGCAAACTCAAGGTCGCTTGATCGTCTACTTCACCGTGAACGCCTTCACCGCAATCGCATTCGGCCCGCGTCCGGCGGGCAGCATGGTGAACAGCGAGCGCGTCGATGTCCGCACCACTGCCACATCGCCCGAGCGCGAATCCACCACAAACAGCAGGTGCCCAGCCGTGGAGAAAGCCATCGCCGAAGGTCCGTCCCCAATGTGGATAGAGGCCGCGCGCTTGCCGTCGTCGATGGAGTACATCGTCACTTCCGACGAGCGGGCCGCGGCCACGTAGAGCAGTGAATTGTCGCTTGAGACGATGCCGCGCACCGGGTCATCGCCGATGAGCGACGCTCCGCCCACGTCATTCGTCGTCGTCACCACTTCGCTGATCGAGTCCGACTGCTCATTCGAGACAAACAGTTCGCCGCCGTCGGGCTTCAGCGCCAGGTGCACCGGAGCGCGGCCCACGTCCATCATGGCCTCCAGTTGGTCCGCGCCGCCCACGTTGAACTTCGAATTTGCCAGCGTAATCGCCATCAGCTGGTGCCCTGAAGAGCAGGCGACAAACGCCTTCGACGAGTCCGGCAGAATCACCGCATCGCTCGCGCCCGGGCAGCCCTCGAAGATGGCGCGCACGCGGCGCGAACCCGCATCGATGATGCTGACCGAGTTGCCCGTGCGGTTCGGCACCACAATGGTCTTGCCGTCCGGCGCAACGCGCGCTGTTGCCGGGTGCTCGCCCGTGCCGATCTGCGCTATCTCGCGCCTGTTCTTCAAATCCACCACCGAGACGCTGTTCGATCCCCAATTGGCCACGTAGGCCAGGTCGTGTTCGGCGTCGATATCGATGGATTGCGATTCCTTGTGCAGCGGGATCGTCGCGGCGATGCTGTTCTTTTCAGCATTCAGCACGGTGACGGCACCCTGCCCCGTTGCCGCGCCCTGGTTCACCACATAGACCTCGTTGCGCGAGGGGCTCACCGCGACGGCTACTGGCCGCTGGCCCACCTGGACTTCGCGATCGAGCCGCACGTTCACCACGTCGTAGATAGACACGGTGCCGCTCTCGCCATTCGTCACATAGGCATATTCGCGATAATTCGCCGGATACTGCGGAAAATCATGCCGCCGGCAGGCTGTGAAGAAGCAGGCGACGAATAAGAGGCAGGAGAAGAGAGAGACGCGGAAAAGGCGGCCACTGCGGCCGCCTTCCTCGATGGTGGGTATTTGCTTACTTTCTTCCGTCATGGACGCCGGTCGTGCTCTCCACATGAATGCCGCGCGGAAGGGTGCGATGCACCACCGGCGCGATCTGCTCAATCTCATTCATCATGGTAACGAACTGTTCCGGGTAGATGGACTGCGGGCCGTCGCTGAGCGCCTTTTCCGGCTGATGATGCACTTCCACCAGCACGCCGTCCGCGCCCACCGCAACCGCGGCCCGCGCCATCGGCAGAACCTTGTTGCGCTTGCCCGTTCCGTGGCTTGGATCCACCAGAATAGGCAGATGGCTGAGCCGCTGCACAGCCGGCACGATGCTCAGGTCGAGCGTGTTCCGCGTGTGGTCGGCGAACGTGCGCACGCCGCGCTCGCACAGAATCACCTCGTAGTTGCCCTCGCTCATGATGTACTCGGCGGCCATTAGGAACTCGTCGAGCGTCGCAGACATCCCACGCTTCAGCAGAACCGGCTTCCTCAGCCGCCCGGCATGCTTCAGCAGCGAGAAGTTCTGCATATTGCGCGCGCCAATCTGGATAACGTCGGCCCACTCGGCCACCAGTTCCAGCGTCTCGTTGTCGATGGCCTCGGTGATAATGCG from the Occallatibacter riparius genome contains:
- the aroF gene encoding 3-deoxy-7-phosphoheptulonate synthase yields the protein MLVVMKAQATPEQVQAVCDHIEQLGFRAHPMPGAQRTAIGVTGNQGEVDRGNIEELSGVAEVIRVSKPYKLASRDVKEEDTIIRFEGTDAQIGGRSLAIVAGPCSIESREQAFAIAEQVAKAGAQFFRGGAYKPRTSPYAFQGLGVEALKIMAEIRDQFGLRIITEAIDNETLELVAEWADVIQIGARNMQNFSLLKHAGRLRKPVLLKRGMSATLDEFLMAAEYIMSEGNYEVILCERGVRTFADHTRNTLDLSIVPAVQRLSHLPILVDPSHGTGKRNKVLPMARAAVAVGADGVLVEVHHQPEKALSDGPQSIYPEQFVTMMNEIEQIAPVVHRTLPRGIHVESTTGVHDGRK
- a CDS encoding helix-turn-helix domain-containing protein, which gives rise to MPKHANKNAEVERSSGNVFADLALHDAERLKIKSGLAIEITRAVRRLGLTQQEAAARMGISQAKISGLMRGDFSNLSEHKLMECLNRIGYNIEIKVTAGERVPGTRKLKVA
- a CDS encoding YVTN family beta-propeller repeat protein yields the protein MTEESKQIPTIEEGGRSGRLFRVSLFSCLLFVACFFTACRRHDFPQYPANYREYAYVTNGESGTVSIYDVVNVRLDREVQVGQRPVAVAVSPSRNEVYVVNQGAATGQGAVTVLNAEKNSIAATIPLHKESQSIDIDAEHDLAYVANWGSNSVSVVDLKNRREIAQIGTGEHPATARVAPDGKTIVVPNRTGNSVSIIDAGSRRVRAIFEGCPGASDAVILPDSSKAFVACSSGHQLMAITLANSKFNVGGADQLEAMMDVGRAPVHLALKPDGGELFVSNEQSDSISEVVTTTNDVGGASLIGDDPVRGIVSSDNSLLYVAAARSSEVTMYSIDDGKRAASIHIGDGPSAMAFSTAGHLLFVVDSRSGDVAVVRTSTRSLFTMLPAGRGPNAIAVKAFTVK
- a CDS encoding type II toxin-antitoxin system RelE/ParE family toxin — encoded protein: MDSTEKPLYWIGSSKRDLMELPVPVRKFFGHALHFAQLGEQHEAAKPLKGFGGAGVLEIVEDSVGGTYRAVYTVKFAEAVFVLHCFQKKSKSGIATPKKELDVISSRLKVAEAVAREIRHAKARQ